The sequence below is a genomic window from Cicer arietinum cultivar CDC Frontier isolate Library 1 chromosome 6, Cicar.CDCFrontier_v2.0, whole genome shotgun sequence.
TAAGTATTGCATAGAAATCCTTCCAGTTGTTGTGCTAGAAGCTAACTTGAGGACTCCTTGTCAGAAACTACCATTTTGTATTATTGATGTAGGTTTTGTAATTAGAAGTATTTTTGTGTACCGAAACACAATGTATACTACTGATATATTATAAAACAAGGATGAACAGTCTCAGTCACGGTGTTTCCTTCTCATGTTAAATAAGCAAAACAAATGTTATTCACCTGCTAGCGCTAGCATGTATACGTTTTGGTATTGTCAAAAGTACtaataataagaaaatcatGTGACACTGCAACAAGGTCCCTATAATAACTCGTTCGTCATAACAGTAATGTCTTCCTCATGATTCACTCTACACTTTTAATTGTTTATCCATCATATCACATAAATGATAGGATCTTGATTCACTGTGGTTCGTCATAACAGTAACGTCTTCCTCATGATTCACTCTACACTTTTAATTGTTCATCCATCATATCACACAAATGATAGGATCTTTATTCACTGCGGTCAACAAATTGACACAGTCACGCAGTTGTAGCCGTGCAGGAATCAGGGAACTGCAGGATATCTTATTTCCAAATGATAGGGTGGTGGGAGACATGGAATGAGCTACTTGGAATAGGACATCTGATGGCAAAGTGAAGACATTCCTGGAGGGTTTTCAGACTGAGTAGTTGCTTTTTTGTTTGGGTACTCGGCTCCAAAAAAGTACAtgcaattttttgtttatacttTGTTACAAAGGGAGTAAAATACAACAAAACATTATCACAATGAACCCCAATacataaaaagtaataaaaaaaacgaAGCATTTCATTATCTTGTAAGGGGTGCAATCAATCAATCAATGAGTAGCAGTAAGGTTTGTCAGAAGTTGCTATTGCACCCAGTTTCCTATTTCCTATCTTGCGTTCTGGTTACTTTTGACAAGTTGCCAATCTTTTACGAAGAGCATTGTTCTAGCCGTCTGATAATTGAGTTCATTCTTGATACATTCTATTCATTTCATGCTATCTTTTTCAGCGATTTGCATTCTCTGACATAATTCAAAGATATATCGAATTCAAACTTTCATCAGATGATACCTCCTCTTGGTCGGTATGAAGTAGTTTGAATTAATAACTCAGATTTTCCAATCACCTGATTCACATGGATACTAAGTCCATAACCAACCGGGCGGATATAAGTGCGCTCCTCACGGATTTCAGCACTTCTTCCATGAGAATATGATAGGCTCAGAGAGCATTTACTTTTACCATAGCTTTGATATCTCCGTTTTACCAATAATCCCCACATGAACAAATGCCCTTACTGAAGTGGTGAAAGCGATGAGAATCCCTTAAGATTATCAATCTTCCAACAATCTTCGATATATGCTTGATGGCATTATGACAGTCTTCACACACACGCAAGTTTTTCATGACGCGGATTGGTCTGCCAGCTGGTATGGTCAGAATTCCGAAAGCTACAGCTATTTTTTCACTGTGATGCTTGAGCATATGCTCTTTCTCTTCCTCTTCCACATCATGCAGAACCAATTTTGTTGAAGAAACATATCCCTCCTGCCTCATTTTAAAATCTAGCTCTTCTAAGAAGGCATATATTCTCTCTTTTTCTGGATGGGAACAATCGCCAACTGAGAAAGtatgaatcttgttttgtaccTCAACCCAACTATAGCCAGGTACTTTCTGTACACCAACATCCCTCATCTTCAGTCTCATCTTATCAGCATCGGCCCATCTGCCAGAAGCTGCATATAGATTTGAAAGAAGGACATACATTCCCGAGTTCTGAGGCTCCATCTTAAAAACCATCTCAGCAGCCTTCTCACCCAGTTCAGTATTGCCATGAATCCGACTTGCACCAAGTAGAGCTCCCCATGAAGCAGCTCCCGGCTCAAAAGGCATGTTTCTCATTAAGTCCTGTGCTTCTTCTAAACGGCCAGCTCTGCCAAGAAGATCAATCATGCAAGTATAATGTTTTGAAGATGGTGTTACACCGTAATCTTTTTGCATCGAATAGAAGTATTCAGTTCCTCTGTCTAAAAGGCCAGTGTGACTACAAGCAGAAAGAACACCAACCTGAAACatggaaaaaaaataaggaaaacTCCTGAACAACTATTGGCTCAATTGAATCTAAGGAAAGAACTTCATTAAAACATAGAAATTACTGTAAAAGTgaataaatcaaataaaggaGGGAAGCAACTTAAAATTGTTGTCTGTGCAGGGACCACCTATTTGACGCAAGTGAGATAACATCAACCAAATGAATTTCTTGTCTATTTTTGCAAGTAGCGTTTCAAATAGAATTTTCTTATCTATGCTGATGATATTGGCAAAGAAAGACAGAGTCGGAGACTCAGAGAGACAGGTGTTGGACAAAAATGAAGGTAACATGATGAAAATAACAAAGATGGAAAAAGTTAAGCTTTATTACatttatatgaattatattCACACTGGATTCAGTAGGACATGATTTGATCATATTGGTCAAGAACAATTCAATCAAAAACATAATTGTATACCCGctatttagaaattaaatataatattgtaaaatatgaAGTACCAGTGATTCACACTTCTAAACAACTGGATAAAGGAGTAGAGAGTCATGCTAAAGATAAGCTCTAAATAAAAACCTAAATGCATATgaaatgtataaaatatataccATGGTAATTTCGTCTGGCTTAACACCCGCTGTCTTCATTGACTCAAATATCATTAAAGCCTGTTTTCCAAAACCATGCCTGGCATAACCAGCTAACATCGTGTTCCAAGAAACGACATCTTTCTCTTCTATTCCTTCAAATATGTCATTAGCTTCGTCTATGCTGCCACATTTAAAATACATTGCAAGAAGCGCATTCCCCACGAAACACCCAGTCTCATATCCTGTTTTCACCGCCTGCCCATGAATTTGTTTCCCCAACTCCAAAGCAGCAATATCAGCACATGTGCTCAAAGCACAACCAAAGGTAGACCTATTTAAACTTTCTCCATCTCTTTTTATCTCTACAAACATGTTGAGAGCCTCTTCGTAATGACCACTCTGAGCATAACCAGCAATAATAGCTGCCCAAGATACACAGTCACGCTGCGGCATCATATCAAACAATTTTCTAGCCTGAGCAATATCTCCATTCTGACCATAGCCGGTAATCATGGTATTCCACGAGCTTATATTCCGACATGGCATAGCTTCAAATAACTCCCTTGCCATATCCATTTTCTTGGATTGCACATATCCCGCAATCATTGCGTTgtatgaaatttcatttttctgaGGCATTTCATCAAAAAAGTTCCTAGCTTCATCCAGCATACCGTTCTGCACATATCCAGACACCATAGCTGTCCATGTGAACACGTCCCGTATTGGAGATTCATCAAACAATCTCCTAGCCTGCAACAAATCTCCATCCTGGGCATAACCTGAAATCATAGTGTTCCATGAGATTGCATCCCTTATAGGCATTTGGTCAAAAAGCCACCTAGCATCACCTAACTTTTTTCTCCTAACAAACCCACCCATCAAACAATTCCAAGAAATCAAGTCCCAATCCAATTTGGACTCAAACAACCGACAAGCCTCCTCGATTCTGCCATTATGAACATAGGCAGCAAGGAGGCCATTCCATGAGATGGAATTCTTATGAGGCATATTATCAAAAACCTCCCTTGCATCATCAACATAGCCATGCTGAGCATAACCAGACAACATGGCATTCCAGGAAACAACATCTCTATCAGGCATTAAATCAAACAGTCTGCGAGCATCACCGAGTCTTCGGTTCCTGACATAGCCAGTAAGCATTACATTCCAGGAAAACAAGTCTCTTTCAGGCATTTGATCAAACAGTTCCCTTGCAAGGTTGAACTTGGAGTTCCTCAAGTAGCCAGATATCATGGCATTGTAGGAGACGGAGCTTCGACGAGGCATATTGTTGAAGACGTGGAGAGCAGAGTCGCAATGGCCATTGCGCATGTGGGTAGAAATAGCTTTGTTCCATTTAAGGATGTCGGGGTCTTTCACGTTTGGCTTGATGTTGTTGTTGGGTACACTTCCCTTCCTCCTCGTACAAGTACTAAGCTTCAGGTGTCTCTGTCTTCTTCCAACAGTAACATACAGATCGATTGTAAACACACGAAACATAGCTACCTTCCGTGCATCATTGGCAGATACTATGAGTATGTTTCCACGTGATTTTATGTATCAACGCCAAAAAATACTATTGAAGtagccaaaaaataaaaatattttaaaaaatgacaaaaataatgcTGGCTGTGGGGTTCGAACCCACGCGCACTTATGTGCAGAAGATCTTAAGTCTTCCCCCTTAACCTCTCGGGCAAACCAGCTTGTtgatatatattcttttatttattaagttttgTAGACAAAACATGTTCTCATCATTTTGAAAATTGCGTATTCTCATCATTTTGAAAATTGCGTATTctcatcattttaaaaaaacaattgtaCACTCTAAAAAAAAAGCAGCTGCCCAAACAAGAATCAACAACCCACAATTGCACGTAGAATAAATGCAAAAAGAAGCATGATGCCTTTGATGGAAAAATATTCAAAGAAGAAACAATTATGACACTCAATTAGAGCTAATAATGCGAATTGATTCAGTCTACTCATATAAACCTATATGTTAAATACATTAGATTGGTTCGtccacaaataataataaattgtgacACATATGTTAAATTCGTCTAATATTATCCACCGTTAGAAGAGTTAATCCACACACCATAAAAACTTAACCTATTCTAACATTTAAATTGCAAATGGGTTGCTAAGTAATTAAGTAactctaaaataaattactttgtatatttttataagtttttttttaaattttttactgttataatttttttcattaaactacttacaattattttagatattttagtcaataaactaaaaattttgTAGTAgaatagataaattattttttttactagtaACTGTTTTGgcaaagaaataaattatttttcttttctttataaatttgaaatgtttatAAGGAAGTTGTATAAGCAATATATAGATCAATGAGTTTTAGTTATTTGAAGGGtaaaatattacattgaatCTAAAGGTTGTGGGAGTTTATCAGGGCATTATTATCATCAATCTTCCTTACCTAAAGTACAAACACATTCGATAAAAAACCAgttgaataaaaataacaagGATTATATGATGGATGACTTGGTTTGGTAGAGAGACATAAGTATTAGTTATATACAACAGATGAGTTTAATTATTTCCTCTAACATTAATAACTACTACTATTTATATAGTAAAAATAGAGTAAAATATACTTCGCACTGTTAGTTAagttatacaaaaataatacattaaccttttattttttatttttgtagtaaattagtaattatcattcttttaatattaaatttgtgtttTGTATTTTGACATCCCTAACAGTCATATTGTCAAAAAGCTGTCTAGCATCACCTAACATTTTCCTCTTCACATATCCACCAATCAGACAATTCCATGAAATCAATTATCAGTCTGACTTGGACTAAAACATTGCAATTTGCAAGCATTCCATGAAACAACATCCTTTTGAGAGGCATTAAATCAAACAGGTTGCGCATCAGCGAGTATATCTAGAATTTCTTGTGAAAGAACAAActggattttgaatattttatcgaAGGACTTAAACTCAATCTTGAATTTTTATTCAAGAACAAgactttacttttttttgttcaaaatgaGAGAGcggaatttttttaaaatttacaaataactAACAAATCTCAGTTCAAATtgtagataaaaaatatttgatttataatttaagcACAacagaaatatttattttattcatgatTAGAAATACTAGACTTtattatgtataaaataaaattaattttgtaaatagtACACTCAAATACTCAATCCCTATGAGGTGCTGTCAcaatattactaaaataaattaaaattattaaaactgttagtgatttttatttttgaatactttttagttaattaatttaatttttaaataaattttggagttGATTGAGAATATTatgtgtaattttatttttataaattaattctaTTTGGGacgtaaattaaattaaattcattttaatttatactatcaactgaattaattttttaatttctttaacgTGAATTGAATCTAACGATGGAAatcatattttagttatttatatattaaaaaagttaaaccTTTGTAACATGATAAATTTGTgtaatctaataaaatatatctcaCTGAGAGAATCTATAAACCTGTAAAAGCTAattcttttgaaattgaaatttttatttcatattgaAGTTGAATAACAACTCTTAAATTTGCCGCATCATCTTTTATCTATTTAAGCAAAAATTGTTATGAAATGATCAATGtcttaacaaattaattttagtttaatttgcatgcatttttaatgtcaaatttttacacaataaataaatcataatcaatcatatacataattttataaataatcatagtaaaagtcaaatattattaatgatataataattatgattgattaatagtgtaaatttttttacaatgtatattaatcattttatattcaattcaattaattttgCAATGTATATTAATCactttatttttacttttttgaaaaataatattttataaaaaacttcaataatttaaagttttataatAGAAGAATAAGTAAAGTCTCATTAGACATTATtccaattaaaattaaaaattaaattctctAAAGGACTACTCATTTTCCACTTGAGATTAATTActtgattaatatttaataatttttcattagaTATTTTCAATGAATCAATTATAAAGTTGAGAttcccttaaaaaaaaaaaagaatattataaagtTGAGAGCGGGAGAAAAATTGAAGTTTCGTTCACGTCACAGCAAGAAGCTAGTGAGGTTTACAttgaatataataatagttaaatTTAAAGAGGCAAAATGAAGAGAGAATACTTATTATAGAATAGAAGCagtaataatattaatgaaCCACACACACCCACCCACCAATCAACTTAACTTAGTTTCTCTTTTGTCCTCTctcttttcaaatttcaaacttcaaacacttCATGGGTTGCGTCTCTTCTAATTTGTTTAACCACGAAGACGAGTTTCCCCAACTCGCTAACTCAGCACT
It includes:
- the LOC101502368 gene encoding pentatricopeptide repeat-containing protein At4g02750; the protein is MFRVFTIDLYVTVGRRQRHLKLSTCTRRKGSVPNNNIKPNVKDPDILKWNKAISTHMRNGHCDSALHVFNNMPRRSSVSYNAMISGYLRNSKFNLARELFDQMPERDLFSWNVMLTGYVRNRRLGDARRLFDLMPDRDVVSWNAMLSGYAQHGYVDDAREVFDNMPHKNSISWNGLLAAYVHNGRIEEACRLFESKLDWDLISWNCLMGGFVRRKKLGDARWLFDQMPIRDAISWNTMISGYAQDGDLLQARRLFDESPIRDVFTWTAMVSGYVQNGMLDEARNFFDEMPQKNEISYNAMIAGYVQSKKMDMARELFEAMPCRNISSWNTMITGYGQNGDIAQARKLFDMMPQRDCVSWAAIIAGYAQSGHYEEALNMFVEIKRDGESLNRSTFGCALSTCADIAALELGKQIHGQAVKTGYETGCFVGNALLAMYFKCGSIDEANDIFEGIEEKDVVSWNTMLAGYARHGFGKQALMIFESMKTAGVKPDEITMVGVLSACSHTGLLDRGTEYFYSMQKDYGVTPSSKHYTCMIDLLGRAGRLEEAQDLMRNMPFEPGAASWGALLGASRIHGNTELGEKAAEMVFKMEPQNSGMYVLLSNLYAASGRWADADKMRLKMRDVGVQKVPGYSWVEVQNKIHTFSVGDCSHPEKERIYAFLEELDFKMRQEGYVSSTKLVLHDVEEEEKEHMLKHHSEKIAVAFGILTIPAGRPIRVMKNLRVCEDCHNAIKHISKIVGRLIILRDSHRFHHFSKGICSCGDYW